The Halorussus gelatinilyticus genome contains the following window.
CGGCGAGGAGCGCGTCGTCTTCCTCGTCAAGCCCGGCGACATGGGCAAGGCCATCGGGTCGGGCGGTGAGACGGTCCGGTCGGTCGAGTCCCAACTCGACCGCGAAGTCGTGTTGGTCGAGGACGCCGACACCCCCGAGGCGTTCGTCGCCAACGCCTTGGCTCCCGCGGCGGTGTACAACGTCACCGTCAGCGAGGACGACGAGACGGTCGCCTACGCCGAGGTGGACTCGGAGGACACCGGCGTCGCCATCGGCGAGGACGGCCGGAACATCGCCGCGGCCGAGACGTTGGCCAAGCGCCACTACGACATCGACGACATCCAGTTGACGTAGACTCGTAGCCCTTTTCGCACTCGCTATCGCGCCGGTGGTCGGCACGACCGCCGGCGCAGTCGCGTCCTCTCGTTGAAAGCTCTCTCCCGAAATTTTAGCCACAGCGACCCCGTTCCCGAGGCGAAGTTCTTCCCGACTCCCCGTGGTGACTCCGTACGTCATCATGGGTGACAATGGCATATTCGCGGACGACGTACCGGACGTAGACGAGCGCGACCGGCGAAACTTCCTGAAGGTCCTCGGCGTGACGGGGAGCGTCGGCGCGGCCTCGGAACTCTCGCTGTCCGACCTACGCGGCGCGGTCGGCGGGGAGTCGGCCGAGCAGTTGGCGACCTACGGCGAGGCGATTCGGGCCGACCTCGCGGGCGGTCTCGACGGCGGCCGACTCGCGGGCGCGCTCTCGGGTATCGAGGCGGGAATCGCGCAACTGCCCGAACTCCGCGCCGCGGGGTTCCCCGACGAACCGGGGACCGCGTATCAGGAGGTCGCCGAACCCGCGTGGGAGGCCTACGACCACCTCGCGGAGGTGGGCTTCTTCGCGGCGGCCGAGCGCCACCTGCCGGAATTCACGCCCGACCACGTTCGGGCGACTGCCGCGGAACTGATTCGGGCCGAACCGCTGACTGCGGCGCTCGCCGACGCGGGCCTCACCGAGCGCGAGCGGACGGCGGTGGTCGTCGACGCGGTGAACAACAACGACCGGCTCTCCCACTGGGTCTCGACCGCGGCGCTGCCAGCCGACCCGGAGGACTTCGACCCGGCGAACGTCGCGCCGCTCCACCAGCGGGCGCTCGGCGGGGCGCTGCTCTGGATAGACGAACTCGACCAGCAACTCTGGCAGCGCGAGGTGCTGCTGACCGAGTCGATGCTCGACGACGGCATCTGGGACGTGAAGCAGATGCTGGGCGGAGTTCACATGTTCGTCTCGGCCGCTCGCGACGTCGCCGGCCCCGAGGAACTGTCCGACAGCCAGCTCGCCGCCGCGCTCGCGGGCGGCTCCGCGGTGGCGATCCGCGGACAGGAGCGGATAGAGGCCGACCTGTTCCGGATCACCGACGCCGACCGAGCGCCGATGGAGGGCATCTAACATGTCGACCGACACGCCACACGCACGAGTAATCGACAGCGACGAGGGCAAGAGAATCGAGTACCTCGCCGACGGCCCGACGACCACGCAGTTCGACCTCCAGCAGATTCCGAAACTCAACGTCACGCAGGAGATGTTGCGCAACTCCGGCGACGACCCCGAGACGTGGCTGATGTACGGCGGCGGCTACCGCCAACAGCGGTTCACGACCGCGGAGGTCATCTCGCCGGAGAACGTCAGCGACCTCTCGCTGGAGTACCTCATCGAGGTCCCGAAGGAGCAACGGGGGAAACTCGAAGGGACGCCCATCGTCGTCCCCTCGGATCCGCCGATAATGTACCAGACGAACGCCCCCGACGTAGTTCGGGCCGTCAACGCCCGGTCGGGCGAAATCATCTGGGAGTACCAGTTCGCGCCCAAGGAGCAGGAGAAAGCGCCGCTCCTCTGTTGCGGGTCGAACAATCGAGGTGCGGCCGTACTGGGCGGCACCCTCTACATGACCACGCTGACTGCCGACGTCGTAGCCATCAATCGCTACACCGGCGAGCAGAAGTGGGTGTACAACTCCGCACCTACCGGACAGGGCTACTCGGCGACGTGGGCACCGGTCGTCTACGAGGGGAGCATCCTCAACGGGAGCGCTGGCGGCGAGTACGGCGTGCAGGGCTTCATCGAGTCGATCGACGCCGAGACCGGCGAGCGCGAGTGGCGGACCTCGATGCTCCCGCCGGAGCAGTGGATCGGCGACGCGTGGAAGAACGGGGCGGCGACCAACTGGATGACCGTCACGGTCGACCCGGACACCGACACTCTTTACGCCAACGTCGGTAACCCCGGCCCGGACGTGAACGGCATCGTCCGACCCGGACCGAACGTCTACTCCAACGCTGTCGTCGCGCTCGACGTGACCAACGGCGACGTGAATTGGTACTTCCAGGAGTCCCAACACGGCTGGTGGGACTGGGACGCCTCCGCACCACCGGTGGTGTTCGAGACCGAAGTCGACGGCGAGCAGCGAAAGGTGGTCAGTCACCCAGGCAAGACCGGATGGAACTACCTCCTCGACGCCCAGAACGGGAAGCTCTACGAGCGGAGTCGGGAGTTCTGCGAACACCTCAACATGTGGCACCTGCCGCAGGACAACTTGGAGGACACGCCGTGGATTATGCCGTCGGCCGACGGCGGGTCGGAGTGGAACCCGGTGTCCTACAGCAGGGCGACCGGCAACGTCCACGTCAAGGCGATGAACTACCCGAGCAAGTTCCAGTGGGACCCCGTCGACGAGTGGGAGTACCCCTCGACGTACCTCGGCGGGAACTTCACCGTCTATCCGGCGATGGAGGACCCCGGTCCGCCGCCCGAGCAGTGGAGTCAGAACCTCGCCATCTTCTCGGCGGTGAACCCCGAGACCGGCGAAGTCGTCTGGCAGGACGAGTGGGAGCAGTTCGCCCTCGGCGGGTCGATGAGCACGGCGACCGGTCTCACCTTCGTGGGTAACGGTGCTGGCGAGTTCATCGCCTACGACTCCGAGACCGGCGAGCGCCTCTGGCAGTACCAGTTCGACGCCTCGATCAACGCCTCGCCGATGTCCTGGTACGACCCCGCCGTCGGCAAGCAGTACGTCGCGGTGCAGGCTGGCGGCGGCGGCCTTCGGTCGGTCAAGGACGGGAACGAGATAGGCGTGTTCTCGCTGGAACAGTAGGTCCACTCAAACCTCCTTTCTCTGCGCCGCGAACGACTCTGCTGACAGAACCGAACCTAAGCGGCGCGCAAATCGTTTCGATGAGACGCTCTCAGATTCCGTAATCGCCCCCGTTACAGCGATGTGCGACGGTTTCGTCCGCTCTAAAGAGGGAGGCTTAAGTACCTCGGACGGATAGCACACGCCATATGGCGAACGGCAAGTACGCAGCTCGCAAGCTGAGAAAGGACCGCCAGAACCACCGGTGGTCCGACTCCGATTACGCTCGACGCGAGCGCGGCCTCGGGGAGAAGTCCGACCCCCTCGAAGGCGCGCCGCAGGGCCGAGGTATCGTTCTCGAAAAAGTGGGCATCGAAGCCAAACAGCCCAACTCCGCCATCCGGAAGTGCGTCCGGGTCCAGCTCATCAAGAACGGCAAGCAGGTCACCGCCTTCTGTCCCGGCGACGGTGCCATCTCGTTCATCGACGAACACGACGAGGTCACCATCGCGGGCATCGGCGGTGCGAAGGGTCGCGCGATGGGCGACCTCTCGGGCGTCAACTACAAGGTAGAGAAGGTCAACGGCGTGAGCCTCGAGGAACTGGTTCGCGGAAACGCCGAGAAACCGGTGCGCTAATCATGGCAGCAGAAGACCAACCCGAACCCGACAAACCCGCGGGCACGGACGAAGAGGGAACCGCCGTCGCACAGCTGTTCGGCGAGTGGGACGTCACCAGCATCGAGTACGACGACCCCTCGACCGAGCGGTACATCACGGTCACGCCGGTCGCGCACACGATGGGCCGCCACGCCTCCAAGCAGTTCCAGAAGAGCGAGGTGTCCATCGTCGAGCGACTCATCAACCGGCTGATGCAGACCGAGGAGAACACCGGCAAGAAGCAGAAGACGATGCAGATCACCCGCGAGGCGTTCCAGAAGATCCACGACCGCACCGAGGAGAACCCGGTGCAGGTTCTGGTCACCGCCGTCGAGAACGCCGCCCCGCGCGAGGAGACCGTCCGTCTGAAGTACGGTGGCATCTCGGTCCCGAAGGCCGTGGACGTGGCACCCCAGCGTCGCGTCGATCAGGCCCTGAAGTACATCGCCGAGGGCGTCTACAGTTCGTCGTTCAAGACCTCGACCGACGCTTCCGAGGCGCTGGCCGACCAGTTGGTCGGCGCGGCCAACTACGACGTCCAGACCTACGCTATCAACCAGAAAGAGGAGAAAGAGCGCGTCGCGGCCGCGGCCCGCTAACTCGGTTTTCTCTCCGTTTTCGCTTCTCGACAGTCTCGGCGCTCGACAGCCACGTCTCGAAGCGACGGGACGAGCGGGAAGAATAGTCGGCGCTACTCCGCCCGCGGGTCGGTCACGTCCCGGAGCGCGTCGCCGAGCGTCTGGAACGCGACCACGACGACGCCGAGCGCGAGCGTCGGGAACAGCGCACCCCACCAGTAGAACGTCGGGAAGAAGCCGTTTCGCACGCTGGTCGTTAGCACGTACCCCCACGAGGGATGGGTGGCCGACCCGATGCCGATGAACGACAGCGAGGCTTCGAGCAGCAGCAACCAGCCGATTTGCACCGTCAGCGCGGTGAACACCGCGTTGAGCGTGTTCGGCACGACGTGGGACCGGACCACGTCGAAGGTACTCGCGCCCGCGCTCCGGGCGGCCTGCACGTACACCTGCTCCTGCAACTGGAGCGCCTCCGAGCGGACGATGCGAGCGACGCCGCCCCAGTTCATCAGTCCGA
Protein-coding sequences here:
- a CDS encoding 30S ribosomal protein S12 yields the protein MANGKYAARKLRKDRQNHRWSDSDYARRERGLGEKSDPLEGAPQGRGIVLEKVGIEAKQPNSAIRKCVRVQLIKNGKQVTAFCPGDGAISFIDEHDEVTIAGIGGAKGRAMGDLSGVNYKVEKVNGVSLEELVRGNAEKPVR
- a CDS encoding pyrroloquinoline quinone-dependent dehydrogenase produces the protein MSTDTPHARVIDSDEGKRIEYLADGPTTTQFDLQQIPKLNVTQEMLRNSGDDPETWLMYGGGYRQQRFTTAEVISPENVSDLSLEYLIEVPKEQRGKLEGTPIVVPSDPPIMYQTNAPDVVRAVNARSGEIIWEYQFAPKEQEKAPLLCCGSNNRGAAVLGGTLYMTTLTADVVAINRYTGEQKWVYNSAPTGQGYSATWAPVVYEGSILNGSAGGEYGVQGFIESIDAETGEREWRTSMLPPEQWIGDAWKNGAATNWMTVTVDPDTDTLYANVGNPGPDVNGIVRPGPNVYSNAVVALDVTNGDVNWYFQESQHGWWDWDASAPPVVFETEVDGEQRKVVSHPGKTGWNYLLDAQNGKLYERSREFCEHLNMWHLPQDNLEDTPWIMPSADGGSEWNPVSYSRATGNVHVKAMNYPSKFQWDPVDEWEYPSTYLGGNFTVYPAMEDPGPPPEQWSQNLAIFSAVNPETGEVVWQDEWEQFALGGSMSTATGLTFVGNGAGEFIAYDSETGERLWQYQFDASINASPMSWYDPAVGKQYVAVQAGGGGLRSVKDGNEIGVFSLEQ
- a CDS encoding 30S ribosomal protein S7, encoding MAAEDQPEPDKPAGTDEEGTAVAQLFGEWDVTSIEYDDPSTERYITVTPVAHTMGRHASKQFQKSEVSIVERLINRLMQTEENTGKKQKTMQITREAFQKIHDRTEENPVQVLVTAVENAAPREETVRLKYGGISVPKAVDVAPQRRVDQALKYIAEGVYSSSFKTSTDASEALADQLVGAANYDVQTYAINQKEEKERVAAAAR
- a CDS encoding NusA-like transcription termination signal-binding factor; the protein is MVVTLSDTARQFIALFEDETGATARDCVIFEEDDGEERVVFLVKPGDMGKAIGSGGETVRSVESQLDREVVLVEDADTPEAFVANALAPAAVYNVTVSEDDETVAYAEVDSEDTGVAIGEDGRNIAAAETLAKRHYDIDDIQLT